Proteins from one Acyrthosiphon pisum isolate AL4f unplaced genomic scaffold, pea_aphid_22Mar2018_4r6ur Scaffold_20630;HRSCAF=21657, whole genome shotgun sequence genomic window:
- the LOC100160743 gene encoding cathepsin B isoform X3, with the protein MMLLGTRGVEAATKSKKPYKIRNPRYVIDNQNHKEFDARKRWPQCKTIGEVYNEGNALLSWAYATTGVFADRMCIATNGSYNKHLSTEELISCSGIKASANGWVRDGLAWEYFKTHGLVSGGSIYNTNDGCQPSKIPPVCNLPTKINKRTCVDYCYGNDTIKYNHDHVKVRYYYHVKPKDIQKEVQTYGPVTAALNLYDDIFLHKSGVYTLTKNAKYVRLQYVKLIGWGVENGVDYWLLVNSWGNEWGQNGLLKIKRGKYGCAVESFVYAAVPKIK; encoded by the exons atgatgttgttAGGAACAAGAGGAGTTGAAGCCGCTACTAAATCAAAAAAGCCGTACAAAATCCGCAATCCAAGGTACGTAATAGACAACCAGAATCACAAGGAATTTGACGCGAGAAAACGCTGGCCTCAATGCAAAACAATTGGTGAAGTCTACAATGAAGGAAACGCCCTCTTGTCTTGG GCCTATGCCACCACCGGAGTATTTGCAGACAGAATGTGCATAGCGACTAATGGAAGTTACAACAAACACCTCTCCACCGAAGAGCTAATTTCCTGCAGTGGTATAAAAGCTAGTGCTAATGGTTGGGTTCGTGATGGCCTAGCTTGGGAATATTTCAAAACTCACGGCTTGGTATCTGGTGGCAGTATATACAACACTAACgat ggaTGTCAACCTTCCAAAATTCCACCAGTTTGTAACCTGCcaactaaaataaacaaacgtACATGCGTCGACTACTGTTACGGTAATGATACGATCAAATACAACCATGATCACGTGAAAG TAAGATACTACTATCATGTTAAACCCAAAGATATTCAAAAGGAAGTGCAAACTTACGGTCCGGTCACAGCAGCTTTAAACCTTTACGACGACATTTTTCTTCACAAAAGTg GTGTTTACACACTAACAAAAAATGCGAAATACGTGAGATTGCAATATGTCAAGTTGATTGGATGGGGAGTTGAAAATGGTGTAGACTATTGGTTGTTAGTAAACTCTTGGGGCAATGAATGGGGCCAGAATGgacttttaaaaatcaaaagggGCAAATATGGTTGCGCCGTCGAATCTTTTGTTTATGCAGctgtacctaaaataaaataa
- the LOC100575412 gene encoding uncharacterized protein LOC100575412: MFNKINRDLPDYNFTFKDWRIGRGYPTFQPDKCVINEIMHIYEKYKFPKNQATIPIKELPDQLTQSKRELDEQIENLPDGEVRSFEILEEPLHEGCRNQERKLIDTGEQSKLLNSVVAYKINMKCKKILLEYEQLQNLNDIIYSLSEDDSSIIFTRYEEFVKNMSLITLDSPIAQASVAGNIFAELLSKNILSMTAITQGIDDVLKYWNDFLMDFPQFFTYIAAIIAPLLLSQNGTFDFNSLKDSCTSIRPDNSSKLLIEVLYKINSSKEALNIKEEKLGGILWIYNKWNALENVPLEDFVPNNQINNYFKKDQIGVFLLSIAIYDKMRFVDNKLLYNILQSWICANINAEIIKTPQFVQALTIAIVIVCLKLNPSYEDFFDSVHLKLLTCYIQFESLPEYEIKEREVKCMLGIQIMSATLKHPGGMVSKLFNKLYEHRVIRKESFELFIKEYEKIADK; the protein is encoded by the exons atgtttaataaaattaaccgTGATTTACCCGACTATAATTTCACATTCAAAGATTGGAGGATTGGTCGAGGATACCCAACATTCCAACCAGATAAATGTGTAATCAATGaaattatgcatatttatgaaaagtataaatttcCTAAGAATCAAGCGACTATACCTATAAAAGAGCTCCCTGATCAATTGACACAGTCTAAACGTGAGCTCGatgaacaaattgaaaatttacctGATGGTGAGGTGAGAAGCTTTGAAATTCTTGAGGAACCATTACACGAGGGTTGCCGTAATCAAGAAAGgaag ctCATAGATACAGGTGAACAATCAAAGTTATTGAACTCAGTAGTggcttataaaattaatatgaaatgcAAAAAGATACTTCTAGAATATGAGCAACtgcaaaatttaaat gatataatatattcattatcgGAAGATGATTCTTCCATAATCTTTACAAGGTATGAAGAGTTTGTGAAGAATATGTCACTTATCACTTTAGATAGTCCTATCGCTCAAGCATCAGTGGCAGGAAACATTTTTGCAGAACTTTTATCCAAAAATATTCTTTCTATGACGGCCATCACTCAagg aaTTGATGATGTTCTTAAATATTGGAATGATTTTTTGATGGATTTCCCTCAATTTTTCACCTATATTGCTGCCATTATTG ctccattattattatcacagaatgGTACCTTCGATTTCAACAGCTTAAAAGATTCTTGTACATCTATACGACCAGACAATTCTAGTAAATTGTTAATCGaagtactatataaaattaatagttccAAGGAAGCGCTTAACATTAAAGAA gaGAAACTAGGTGGTATATTGTGGATTTACAACAAGTGGAATGCGTTGGAAAATGTTCCTCTTGAAGATTTTGTGCCcaataaccaaataaataattatttcaaaaaagat CAAATTGGAGTATTCCTCTTATCTATTgctatttatgataaaatgagATTCGTTGATAATAAACTACTGTACAATATATTGCAAAGCTGGATATGT gcTAATATCAATGCAGAAATCATTAAAACCCCTCAGTTTGTGCAAGCATTAACTATTGCTATTGTCATTGTATGTTTGA AATTGAATCCTTCTTATGAGGATTTCTTTGATTCTGttcatttgaaattattaaccTGTTATATTCAATTTGAATCACTCCCAGAATATGAAATCAAGGAACGAGAAGTAAAATGCATGCTGGGCATTCAAATAATGTCTGCTACACTTAAGCATCCCGGAG gAATGGTATCAAAACTGTTCAATAAGCTCTATGAACATAGAGTTATAAGGAAAGAATCGTTTGAACTATTCATAAAAGAATATGAAAAAATAGCTGACAAATAG
- the LOC100160743 gene encoding cathepsin B isoform X2 codes for MIANSDIKTNTLKSVENFGPNSGEEENIMMLLGTRGVEAATKSKKPYKIRNPRYVIDNQNHKEFDARKRWPQCKTIGEVYNEGNALLSWAYATTGVFADRMCIATNGSYNKHLSTEELISCSGIKASANGWVRDGLAWEYFKTHGLVSGGSIYNTNDGCQPSKIPPVCNLPTKINKRTCVDYCYGNDTIKYNHDHVKVRYYYHVKPKDIQKEVQTYGPVTAALNLYDDIFLHKSGVYTLTKNAKYVRLQYVKLIGWGVENGVDYWLLVNSWGNEWGQNGLLKIKRGKYGCAVESFVYAAVPKIK; via the exons tCCGTAGAAAATTTTGGTCCCAATTCAGGGgaagaagaaaatattatgatgttgttAGGAACAAGAGGAGTTGAAGCCGCTACTAAATCAAAAAAGCCGTACAAAATCCGCAATCCAAGGTACGTAATAGACAACCAGAATCACAAGGAATTTGACGCGAGAAAACGCTGGCCTCAATGCAAAACAATTGGTGAAGTCTACAATGAAGGAAACGCCCTCTTGTCTTGG GCCTATGCCACCACCGGAGTATTTGCAGACAGAATGTGCATAGCGACTAATGGAAGTTACAACAAACACCTCTCCACCGAAGAGCTAATTTCCTGCAGTGGTATAAAAGCTAGTGCTAATGGTTGGGTTCGTGATGGCCTAGCTTGGGAATATTTCAAAACTCACGGCTTGGTATCTGGTGGCAGTATATACAACACTAACgat ggaTGTCAACCTTCCAAAATTCCACCAGTTTGTAACCTGCcaactaaaataaacaaacgtACATGCGTCGACTACTGTTACGGTAATGATACGATCAAATACAACCATGATCACGTGAAAG TAAGATACTACTATCATGTTAAACCCAAAGATATTCAAAAGGAAGTGCAAACTTACGGTCCGGTCACAGCAGCTTTAAACCTTTACGACGACATTTTTCTTCACAAAAGTg GTGTTTACACACTAACAAAAAATGCGAAATACGTGAGATTGCAATATGTCAAGTTGATTGGATGGGGAGTTGAAAATGGTGTAGACTATTGGTTGTTAGTAAACTCTTGGGGCAATGAATGGGGCCAGAATGgacttttaaaaatcaaaagggGCAAATATGGTTGCGCCGTCGAATCTTTTGTTTATGCAGctgtacctaaaataaaataa